The genomic window GGGGACGTCCTTCGGGGTCTGCGTGACGAAGAAGATGCCGACGCCCTTCGAGCGGATGAGGCGCACCGTCTGCGTGATGGCGGCGAGGAAGTCCTTGCTCGCGTCGCGGAACAGCAGGTGGGCCTCGTCGAAGAAGAAGACGAGCTTCGGCTTGTCGAGGTCGCCGACCTCGGGCAGATCGTTGAACAGGTCGGCGAGCATCCACATCAAGAAGGTCGAGAACAGCGCGGGCCGGTCGGCCACGCCGGGAACCTCGAGCAGGCTCACGATGCCGCGCCCGTCGGGGGCGAGGCGCAGCACGTCGGCGGTGTCGAACTCGGGCTCGCCGAAGAAGACGTCGGCGCCCTGGGCCGCGAACGCGACCAGCTCGCGCAGGATCACGCCCGCCGTCGCCTTGGCGAGCCCACCGAGCTCGGCGAGCGCCGGCTTGCCCTCGTTGCTGATCAGGTACTGGATGACCGCCCGCAGATCGTCGAGGTCGACGAGCGCGAGCCCCTGCGTGTCGGCGTAGTGGAACACGAGGCCGAGGCTCGACTCCTGCGTGTCGTTGAGGCCCAGCACCTTGCTCAGCAGCAGCGGGCCGAAACTCGACACCGTCGCCCGCACCGGCACCCCGTGGCCGATGCCGCCGAGGGCGAGGAACTCGGTGGGGCACGCCGCGGGCGCCCACGGCTGGCCGATGCCGGCGGTGCGCGCGAGCAGCTTCTCGCTCGGCTCCCCCGCGACGGCGATGCCGCTGAGGTCGCCCTTGATGTCGGCCGCGAACACCGGCACGCCCGCGGCGCTCAGCTGCTCGGCGAGGCCCTGCAGGGTCTTCGTCTTGCCGGTTCCGGTGGCGCCGGCGACGAGGCCGTGCCGATTCGTCATCGCGATCGGGATGCGGATGGGCACGTCGGCGCGCGGGTCGCCGTTGACGAGGGCGCCCATCTCGAGCACGGGGCCGGCCATGGCGTAGCCGGCGCGGATCGCGTCGACCTCGGAGGCGGTGAGCGGGGCGGGCTCGGCGGCGGGCGCAGCGGCGGGGGCGGCGGCGGCGGGGGCGGGCGCGGCGGCCTCGGCGGCGGGCGCGGCGGCGGGCGCGGCGGCGGGCGCGGGGGCCTCGGCGGCCCGCGCGGCCTCGGCTGCAGCTCGCGAGGCCTCGGCGGCCTGCTGCTCGGCCGCGGCGAGCGCCGCCTGCGCCTGCTCCAGGGCCTTCTTCGCCGCTTCGACCTGCGCTGCCGCATCGCTCATGGCGTCAGCCTAAGCGTCCGGCCAGTTCGGCGCCCGCGTGCTCGAGCCAGTGCTCGGCCCGAGCGATGGCGGCGGCGGAGCCGCCGGCGAGCGCCGCGAGCTCGACAATCGCGGCGAGCCCCTCGGCCGGAGCCGAGGATCCGACCGAGCCCGCGACGACGGCCACGGGCACCCCGGCGTCGGCGGCGAGCCGGGCGACCTCGGCGGGCGCCTTGCCCGCGGCGGTCTGGGCGTCGAAGCGTCCCTCGCCCGTGATCACGAGGTCGGCCGACGCGAGGGCCGAGGCGAGGGCGACCGCCTCGGCGATGCGGCGCGAGCCGCTCGCCATGACGGCTCCGGCGGCGAGCAGGCCGAAGCCGGCCCCGCCCGCGGCGCCCGCGCCCGGGGTCGCGGCGTCGACGTGCGGCAGGAGGGAGGCGAGGTGCGCGAGAGCGGCATCCGCCCCGTCGATGTCGACGACGCCCTTCTGCGGGCCGAAGACGGCGGCCGCCCCGCGCGCGCCGAGCAGCGGGTTGTCGACGTCGCCGAGGATGACGGCGCCGCCGGGCGGGAGCGCGCGCAGCCCGCTGAGGTCGACCGTCGCGAGCGAGTCGAGGCCGCGCAGCCCGAGCGGCACCGGGTCGCCCGCGGCGTCGAGCAGGCGGGCGCCGAGGGCGCGCAGGGCTCCGGCTCCGCCGTCGGTCGAGCTGCTGCCGCCGAGCGCGAGCAGCAGCTGCTCCACTCCCCGCCCTGCCGCGTCGCGGTGATCGAGAGCGGCCGCAATCGCCTCGCCGAACCCGAGCGTATGCGCGTCATCGGGGGCGGGATGCTCGAGCAGGGTGATCCCCGAGGTCGCGGCGAGCTCCACGACCGCGGTCGTCGGCCGGGTCGCCGTGGCGGGCAGCAGCACCCAGTGCGCGTCGACGGGCCGGGAGTCGGGGCCCGTCACCCGCACGGGCATGCGCCGCGCATCCGGCACCGCGACCTCGAAGGCGTCGAGCGTGCCCTCACCGCCGTCGGCCATCGGGCGCGCGACCAGCTCGTCGTCGGGCCGCACCGAGGCCCAGCCGCGGGCGAGCGCCGCGACGACCTCGACGGCGCTGGCGCTGCCCTTGAAGGAGTCGGGGGCGAGGACGACGCGCATCAGGCCTCCCGGGTCAGGCGCACCCCGAACGGCTCGAGGTCGCGGAAACGGCCGGCGAGCGCGATGGCGAGCGCTCGCCCGCGTGGAGCGGCACCCGGCGGACGTCGGGATCGCTGCCGCGAGAGTATCGTGAGCCGCCCGCCACCCGATCGGTGATCCCGGGCGCACCGAGGCTCGAACGAGAGGATAGGCGTCATGGCCCAGCGCGCGCACTCCAGCCCCACGCTGCACGACGTCGCCCGCGAGGCCGGCGTCTCGCTCGCCACCGCCTCGCGTTCGCTCAACGGAAGCACCCGCAAGGTCAACGAGGAGTACCGCGCGCGCGTGCTCGCCGCCGCCGAGCGCCTCGGCTACGTCGCCAACCTCTCGGCGCAGACCATCGCCAAGGGCACCTCCTCGACCCTCGCCCTGCTCGTCAGCGACATCGCCGACCCCTACTTCGCCGCCATCGCCGCGGGCGTGCTCAGCGGCGCCGAGCAGGCCGGGCTCATCACGACCATGGGCATCACGCAGCGCAGCGCCGAGCGCGAGCTCGACCTCGTCAAGACGCTGCGCGGGCAGCGTCCGCGGGTGC from Microcella daejeonensis includes these protein-coding regions:
- a CDS encoding glycerate kinase, producing the protein MRVVLAPDSFKGSASAVEVVAALARGWASVRPDDELVARPMADGGEGTLDAFEVAVPDARRMPVRVTGPDSRPVDAHWVLLPATATRPTTAVVELAATSGITLLEHPAPDDAHTLGFGEAIAAALDHRDAAGRGVEQLLLALGGSSSTDGGAGALRALGARLLDAAGDPVPLGLRGLDSLATVDLSGLRALPPGGAVILGDVDNPLLGARGAAAVFGPQKGVVDIDGADAALAHLASLLPHVDAATPGAGAAGGAGFGLLAAGAVMASGSRRIAEAVALASALASADLVITGEGRFDAQTAAGKAPAEVARLAADAGVPVAVVAGSVGSSAPAEGLAAIVELAALAGGSAAAIARAEHWLEHAGAELAGRLG
- a CDS encoding helicase HerA-like domain-containing protein; amino-acid sequence: MSDAAAQVEAAKKALEQAQAALAAAEQQAAEASRAAAEAARAAEAPAPAAAPAAAPAAEAAAPAPAAAAPAAAPAAEPAPLTASEVDAIRAGYAMAGPVLEMGALVNGDPRADVPIRIPIAMTNRHGLVAGATGTGKTKTLQGLAEQLSAAGVPVFAADIKGDLSGIAVAGEPSEKLLARTAGIGQPWAPAACPTEFLALGGIGHGVPVRATVSSFGPLLLSKVLGLNDTQESSLGLVFHYADTQGLALVDLDDLRAVIQYLISNEGKPALAELGGLAKATAGVILRELVAFAAQGADVFFGEPEFDTADVLRLAPDGRGIVSLLEVPGVADRPALFSTFLMWMLADLFNDLPEVGDLDKPKLVFFFDEAHLLFRDASKDFLAAITQTVRLIRSKGVGIFFVTQTPKDVPSDVLAQLGSRIQHQLRAHTPDDAKALRATVSTYPSSGYDLGEVLTTLGIGEAIVTVMNEKGAPSPVAWTRLRAPQGSMDAAPEPVITQVIAASPLLPAYGTAVDRESASELLAARMNAAAEAEAARELEAEAAKERARLEKEAASAATAEAKRQAKAQADYERTLRDLERRGRTTTRTTTRRTGGSSGGGTAGSGAGGIGDLLGGALGSRAGQTIVREVLRGVFGTLKRR